One genomic segment of Mycolicibacterium chubuense NBB4 includes these proteins:
- the zapE gene encoding cell division protein ZapE gives MHGSSDVGHLVDRHPSVTPERLIAQLVPPPTFADVSFQTYEPDPGEPSQEAAVQACRRFCEQAVERRAGKKKLFGKREVLPGVGIYLDGGFGVGKTHLLASSYYAVPGPPEHKRAFATFGELTQLAGVFGFVECIDLLADYALVCIDEFELDDPGNTTLISRLLSALVERGVSVAATSNTLPEQLGEGRFAAQDFLREINTLAAMFTTVRIEGPDYRHRGLPPAPEPLSDAEVAERAAAVSGATLDDFDGLCAHLATMHPSRYLTLIEGVSQVYITGVHPLDDQNVALRLVSLTDRLYDAGIPVVASGSKLDTVFSEEMLAGGFRKKYLRATSRLLALTAAGQTGRTIT, from the coding sequence ATGCACGGGTCCAGCGATGTCGGTCATCTCGTCGATCGTCATCCCAGCGTGACGCCGGAACGACTGATCGCTCAACTGGTTCCGCCGCCCACGTTCGCCGACGTCAGCTTCCAGACGTACGAGCCCGACCCCGGCGAGCCGTCCCAGGAGGCCGCCGTGCAGGCGTGCCGGCGGTTCTGCGAGCAGGCCGTCGAGCGCCGGGCGGGCAAGAAGAAGCTGTTCGGCAAGCGCGAGGTGCTGCCCGGGGTGGGGATCTATCTCGACGGCGGGTTCGGTGTGGGCAAGACGCATCTGCTGGCGTCGTCGTACTACGCGGTGCCCGGTCCGCCCGAGCACAAGCGGGCGTTCGCGACGTTCGGTGAGCTGACCCAGCTGGCCGGGGTGTTCGGTTTCGTCGAGTGCATCGACCTGCTCGCCGACTACGCCCTGGTCTGTATCGACGAGTTCGAGCTCGACGACCCCGGCAACACCACGCTGATCTCGAGGCTGCTGTCGGCGCTCGTGGAGCGGGGCGTGTCGGTGGCCGCCACGTCCAACACGCTGCCCGAGCAGTTGGGGGAGGGTCGGTTCGCCGCCCAGGACTTCCTGCGAGAGATCAACACGCTGGCCGCCATGTTCACCACGGTGCGCATCGAGGGCCCGGACTACCGGCACCGCGGGCTCCCCCCGGCGCCGGAGCCGCTCAGCGACGCCGAGGTCGCCGAGCGTGCGGCGGCGGTGTCCGGTGCCACCCTCGACGACTTCGACGGACTGTGCGCGCATCTGGCGACGATGCACCCGTCGCGCTACCTGACGCTGATCGAAGGGGTGTCGCAGGTCTACATCACCGGCGTGCATCCGCTCGACGACCAGAACGTGGCGCTGCGGCTGGTCTCGCTGACCGACCGGCTCTACGACGCCGGGATCCCGGTCGTGGCGTCGGGCTCCAAGCTCGACACCGTCTTCAGTGAGGAGATGCTCGCCGGCGGCTTCCGGAAGAAGTATCTGCGCGCGACCTCCCGGCTGCTGGCGTTGACGGCGGCGGGTCAGACCGGGCGCACCATCACGTAG
- a CDS encoding GNAT family N-acetyltransferase, producing MFAWRSGTWPDPFLPVSPTIQPAEVSRLDELADVAALTFPLACPPAVTPDNVAAFVDQNLTASHFAEYLREPDRTVLTAIDQGRIIGYAMMIRGAPADPEVARAVTARPAIELSKMYVLPDAHGAGASAALMTAVLQQAAALDMACVWLGVNQRNGRAQRFYQKHGFAITGTKTFRLGTHIEHDYVMVRPV from the coding sequence GTGTTCGCCTGGCGCAGTGGAACGTGGCCTGACCCTTTCCTGCCCGTGAGTCCGACGATCCAGCCGGCCGAGGTGTCCCGGCTCGACGAACTCGCCGACGTCGCCGCACTGACGTTCCCGCTGGCGTGCCCGCCTGCCGTCACGCCGGACAACGTCGCCGCATTCGTCGACCAGAATCTGACCGCATCCCACTTCGCCGAGTATCTGCGCGAACCCGACCGCACGGTGCTCACCGCGATCGATCAAGGCCGAATCATCGGCTACGCCATGATGATTCGCGGTGCGCCGGCTGACCCCGAGGTCGCGCGGGCAGTCACGGCCCGGCCCGCGATCGAACTGTCGAAGATGTATGTGCTGCCCGACGCGCACGGCGCCGGCGCCTCCGCAGCGTTGATGACCGCGGTGCTGCAGCAGGCTGCAGCACTCGACATGGCCTGCGTGTGGCTCGGAGTCAACCAGCGCAACGGCCGGGCACAACGCTTCTACCAGAAGCACGGCTTCGCCATCACCGGCACCAAGACGTTCCGGCTCGGTACCCACATCGAGCACGACTACGTGATGGTGCGCCCGGTCTGA
- a CDS encoding methylated-DNA--[protein]-cysteine S-methyltransferase, translating into MSINMFDVPAPDEQTVLQRLHDRLVEAAEPAGLLDVAYRTLDTPVGSLLLAATPVGLVRVAFDVEDHDAVLARLADVLSPRIVHAPARLDRAAHQIEEYFAKRRTVFEVPVDLSLAGGFRRSVVEHLRDIAYGRRETYAEVAAAVGNPRAVRAVGTACAHNPLPVVIPCHRVVRSDGSTGQYVGGPRAKSALLHLEAA; encoded by the coding sequence ATGAGCATCAACATGTTCGACGTACCAGCTCCCGACGAGCAGACTGTCCTGCAGCGCCTGCACGACCGCTTGGTCGAGGCGGCGGAACCGGCCGGTCTACTCGACGTCGCCTACCGCACGCTGGACACCCCCGTCGGCAGCCTGCTGCTGGCGGCCACCCCGGTGGGCCTGGTGCGGGTGGCGTTCGACGTCGAGGACCACGACGCGGTACTCGCCCGCCTCGCCGACGTGCTGAGCCCCCGCATCGTGCACGCCCCCGCCCGCCTCGACCGCGCCGCCCATCAGATCGAGGAGTACTTCGCCAAGCGGCGCACCGTCTTCGAGGTGCCCGTCGACCTCAGCCTGGCCGGCGGCTTCCGCCGCAGCGTCGTCGAGCACCTGCGTGACATCGCCTACGGCCGGCGTGAAACCTACGCCGAAGTCGCGGCGGCCGTCGGGAATCCCCGCGCGGTACGGGCCGTCGGCACCGCCTGCGCCCACAATCCCCTGCCTGTGGTCATCCCGTGTCACCGCGTCGTGCGCTCGGACGGCAGCACCGGCCAGTACGTCGGCGGCCCCCGCGCCAAGTCCGCCCTGCTCCACCTCGAAGCCGCGTGA
- a CDS encoding RNA polymerase sigma factor has product MKVRPFEEVVARHGATVLRVCRAVVGPVDAEDAWSETFLSALRAYPDLPADANVEAWLVTIAHRRALDVGRARSRRAHPTDTVPERADPTADPAHRDPDLWPALQRLPDKQRLAIAYHHIAGLPFAEIATLLGNSPDAARRAAADGIKTLRKHWIEDEKP; this is encoded by the coding sequence GTGAAGGTGCGCCCGTTCGAAGAGGTGGTGGCCCGGCATGGAGCCACCGTGCTGAGGGTGTGCCGGGCGGTCGTCGGACCGGTCGACGCCGAGGACGCCTGGTCCGAGACGTTCCTGTCGGCACTGCGGGCGTATCCCGACCTGCCCGCCGACGCCAACGTCGAAGCGTGGCTGGTGACCATCGCCCACCGTCGGGCACTCGACGTCGGGCGGGCACGGTCCCGCCGGGCCCACCCGACCGACACCGTGCCCGAGCGCGCCGACCCGACCGCCGATCCCGCCCACCGCGACCCGGACCTGTGGCCCGCCCTGCAGAGGCTGCCCGACAAGCAGCGCCTCGCCATTGCCTACCACCACATCGCCGGGCTGCCGTTCGCCGAGATCGCCACCCTGCTCGGGAACTCCCCCGACGCCGCCCGCCGCGCTGCCGCCGACGGGATCAAGACGCTGCGAAAGCACTGGATCGAGGATGAGAAGCCATGA
- a CDS encoding Clp protease N-terminal domain-containing protein, whose translation MSDAAAAKISHPVRLDDLIDVIRRVHDEPLDQLTDAVLAAEALGDVADHLIGHFVDQARRSGASWTEIGKCMGVTKQAAQKRFVPRTPTDAAALDPNAGFSRFTPRARTVIVDAQNRAHAAGNLEILPVHLVLALFADPDALAARLVADQGVDLTTINAAVTLPPRADGVPALIPFDARAKKALELTFRHALRLGHNYIGTEHLLLALYEEEDDNGVLHRTGLDIARFEHDLIAALETFTKS comes from the coding sequence ATGAGCGATGCCGCTGCCGCCAAGATCAGCCACCCCGTCCGCCTCGACGACCTCATCGACGTCATCCGACGCGTCCACGACGAACCTCTCGACCAGCTGACCGACGCCGTCCTGGCCGCCGAGGCGCTCGGCGACGTGGCCGACCACCTCATCGGCCACTTCGTCGACCAGGCCCGCCGCTCCGGCGCCTCGTGGACGGAGATCGGCAAGTGCATGGGCGTCACCAAGCAGGCCGCCCAGAAGCGGTTCGTCCCCAGAACGCCCACCGACGCCGCCGCGCTCGACCCCAACGCCGGGTTCAGCCGGTTCACCCCCCGCGCCCGCACCGTGATCGTCGACGCACAGAACCGCGCACACGCCGCTGGAAACCTCGAGATCCTGCCGGTCCACCTGGTCCTCGCCCTGTTCGCCGACCCGGACGCGCTGGCCGCCCGTCTGGTCGCCGACCAGGGCGTCGACCTGACCACGATCAACGCGGCCGTCACCCTTCCGCCCCGCGCCGACGGCGTGCCCGCGCTCATCCCGTTCGACGCGCGCGCCAAGAAGGCACTCGAATTGACGTTCCGTCACGCACTTCGGCTGGGCCACAACTACATCGGCACCGAACATCTACTGCTCGCGCTGTACGAGGAGGAAGACGACAACGGCGTGCTGCACCGCACCGGTCTCGACATCGCCCGCTTCGAGCACGACCTGATCGCCGCGCTGGAAACGTTCACGAAGAGCTGA
- a CDS encoding helix-turn-helix transcriptional regulator translates to MEADERTTSRHPRMLRRALDFIHENAQYDITIRDIAAAADVTPRAIQYAFREHVDTTPLEYLRRVRLERAHRELVSADPALDTVTSIAGRCGFSHPGRFSSAYKQVFGTEPSRTLRSS, encoded by the coding sequence ATGGAGGCTGATGAGAGGACCACCAGCAGACACCCGCGGATGTTGCGACGGGCGTTGGACTTCATCCATGAGAACGCGCAGTACGACATCACGATCCGGGACATCGCCGCGGCCGCGGATGTGACGCCGCGAGCGATTCAGTATGCGTTCCGCGAGCACGTGGACACCACGCCGCTGGAATACCTGAGGCGGGTGCGTCTTGAGCGCGCGCACCGCGAGCTGGTCTCGGCCGACCCGGCGCTCGACACGGTCACGTCCATCGCGGGCCGGTGCGGGTTCAGCCACCCGGGACGCTTCAGCAGTGCCTACAAGCAGGTGTTCGGCACCGAACCCAGCCGCACACTGCGAAGTTCGTGA
- a CDS encoding three-helix bundle dimerization domain-containing protein, protein MVALSEQQIIDQLAQRLADAHTAVERAQVAEIVREHYSRFDGRPIRDFVPLFVERNAKADLAKIRA, encoded by the coding sequence GTGGTCGCGTTGAGTGAACAGCAGATCATCGACCAGCTGGCGCAGCGACTGGCCGATGCCCACACCGCGGTCGAGCGGGCCCAGGTCGCCGAGATCGTGCGCGAGCACTACTCCCGGTTCGACGGGCGCCCCATCCGTGACTTCGTTCCACTCTTCGTCGAACGCAACGCCAAGGCCGACCTCGCCAAGATTAGGGCCTGA